A single genomic interval of Alcaligenes sp. SDU_A2 harbors:
- a CDS encoding GntR family transcriptional regulator → MKSEFNALHLTLAHRLLDYVRAGHLPAGHHLTEQSLAQALGASRSPVRAALAYLAEKGIVGAQPPRRGVFLLKGADELGVVEHELGASQDDEVYLQLARDKLSGSWGETLSENDAMRRYGLTRERLRRILARAANEGWMEQRASKGWSFLPMIDGPQACAESYALRQMLEPAAMLLPDFAIDSAVLQRVRLQQQALADGGWRHAGHAEMYQANATFHEALASLSGNRFIAQTVTRQNQLRRLLEYQETIDRDRIRRQCLEHLAILDLLERGERAQAAELLARHLGNASHEKVQQLQRAAR, encoded by the coding sequence ATGAAAAGCGAATTTAATGCTTTGCACCTGACGCTGGCACACCGCTTGCTCGATTATGTACGAGCAGGCCATTTGCCGGCCGGGCATCATTTGACCGAGCAATCCTTGGCGCAGGCGCTGGGCGCGTCGCGCTCGCCGGTGCGGGCGGCCCTGGCGTATCTGGCCGAGAAAGGCATTGTGGGCGCGCAGCCGCCCCGACGCGGTGTTTTTTTGCTGAAAGGCGCGGACGAGCTTGGGGTTGTAGAGCACGAACTGGGTGCCAGCCAGGACGACGAAGTCTATTTGCAGTTGGCGCGCGATAAATTGTCCGGTTCGTGGGGCGAGACGCTGTCGGAAAATGATGCCATGCGCCGCTACGGCCTGACGCGCGAGCGTTTGCGCCGTATTTTGGCGCGTGCCGCCAATGAAGGTTGGATGGAGCAGCGCGCCAGTAAGGGCTGGTCTTTTCTGCCTATGATCGATGGCCCTCAGGCCTGCGCGGAAAGTTATGCCTTGCGTCAGATGCTGGAGCCGGCCGCCATGCTGCTGCCCGATTTTGCCATCGATAGCGCCGTGCTCCAGCGGGTGCGCTTGCAGCAGCAGGCCTTGGCCGACGGTGGCTGGCGTCATGCCGGGCATGCCGAAATGTATCAAGCCAATGCCACATTCCACGAAGCCTTGGCATCGTTGTCGGGCAATCGCTTTATTGCCCAGACGGTGACGCGTCAGAATCAGTTGCGCCGCTTGCTCGAATATCAGGAAACCATAGACCGGGATCGTATCCGTCGCCAGTGCCTGGAGCATCTGGCGATTCTGGACTTATTGGAGCGCGGTGAACGTGCCCAGGCGGCCGAGCTGCTGGCACGCCACCTGGGCAACGCCAGTCACGAAAAAGTGCAGCAATTGCAGCGCGCCGCACGATAG
- the acnA gene encoding aconitate hydratase AcnA — MSQTPRLETLSIQGRTLRYVPIGHIDGIDTLPYSLRVLLENLCRQHAVRGADVDTEIRSLLERKVGDGITFYPARVFGQDILGLVMLLDMAALREGVQAAGGDASRVRPQVPIDVIIDHSLQVDSWANPQAADINLAREYQRNGERFAFLRWCSSNFDGVKVVPPGKGIMHQLHIEHIGQVVWAEQADGGELVYPDSCVGTDSHTPMVNGLGILGWGVGGIEAEAVMVGLPVAIALPAVVGIELTGSLQDGVLPTDLVLVITQKLRELGVVGKFVEFFGPSVDQLSLGDRGMIANMAPEYGATAVFFPIDQAALDYMHMTGRPQAQIDLVEQYSKAQKLWRDPQAPAPVYDTVLKLDLGSIKPSLAGPSNPEDHLDLDTAAQQFPAHHQKIAGRPYDPQRAVPVQGEDFALRDGDVVIAAITSCTNTANPANMMAAGLLARNAVARGLRSKPWVKTSLVPGSQVTADVLQLAQLQDSLDALGFNIAGFGCTTCNGGSGPLPPNIVQAIESEKMVAAAVLSGNRNFEGRIHANVRAAYLASPALVVAYALAGNMNVDLTREPLGQDEQGQDVYLSDIWPKAAQVQQAIHGAYERDLFIERYAELYDGGQPWDALAREGNGGHYPWEADSTYIRKPPYFDGLQREPAPVKNLSGLRPLAILGDSITTDHISPSGSISMGTPAADFLLSKGVAQKDFNNYTTRRANHEVVKRATFANIRLRNKIVPGVEGGITKVMPDGEVMRIFEAAQTYQERQVPLLVIAGKNYGCGSSRDSAAKGPALLGVKAVVAEGFERIHRTNLVGMGVLPLQFQDGVNADTLELDGTEVFGVRGLEENLGVRSQAELLIQRLDGSQQAVPVTVRLDTVEDVEYWRHGGILPRVWRSYLQD; from the coding sequence ATGTCTCAGACTCCACGCCTAGAAACCCTGTCCATCCAGGGCCGCACCCTGCGCTACGTGCCTATCGGCCATATTGACGGCATCGACACCCTGCCCTATTCGCTGCGCGTCCTGCTGGAAAACCTCTGTCGTCAGCACGCCGTGCGCGGCGCGGACGTAGATACAGAGATCCGTTCCCTGCTGGAGCGCAAAGTGGGCGACGGCATTACCTTCTACCCCGCCCGCGTATTTGGTCAGGACATTCTGGGTCTGGTCATGCTACTGGACATGGCGGCACTACGCGAAGGCGTGCAGGCGGCCGGCGGGGATGCCAGCCGCGTACGCCCGCAAGTGCCGATCGACGTCATCATCGACCACTCCCTGCAAGTCGACAGCTGGGCTAACCCGCAGGCGGCAGACATCAATCTGGCCCGCGAATACCAGCGCAACGGCGAACGCTTTGCCTTTTTGCGCTGGTGCTCCAGCAATTTCGACGGGGTCAAAGTAGTGCCGCCCGGCAAGGGCATCATGCACCAGTTGCACATCGAGCACATAGGTCAGGTCGTCTGGGCCGAACAAGCCGACGGCGGCGAACTGGTCTACCCGGACAGTTGCGTGGGCACCGACAGCCACACGCCCATGGTCAATGGCCTGGGCATTCTGGGCTGGGGCGTGGGCGGCATCGAAGCCGAAGCCGTCATGGTGGGCCTGCCGGTCGCCATCGCCCTGCCCGCCGTAGTGGGTATCGAACTGACCGGTTCCCTACAAGACGGCGTGCTGCCCACCGATCTGGTGCTGGTCATTACCCAGAAGCTGCGCGAACTGGGCGTGGTCGGGAAATTCGTGGAGTTCTTCGGCCCCAGCGTCGATCAGCTTTCGCTGGGCGACCGAGGCATGATCGCCAATATGGCCCCCGAATACGGGGCCACCGCCGTGTTCTTTCCCATCGACCAGGCCGCCCTGGACTATATGCACATGACCGGCCGCCCTCAAGCGCAGATCGACCTGGTCGAACAGTACAGCAAGGCGCAAAAACTGTGGCGCGACCCCCAGGCTCCCGCCCCGGTGTACGACACCGTGCTGAAACTGGACCTGGGCAGCATCAAACCCAGCCTGGCCGGCCCCAGCAACCCCGAAGACCATCTGGACCTGGACACCGCCGCCCAGCAGTTTCCGGCGCACCACCAGAAAATCGCCGGTCGCCCTTATGACCCGCAACGCGCCGTGCCCGTACAAGGCGAAGATTTCGCCCTGCGCGACGGCGATGTGGTCATCGCGGCCATCACCTCCTGTACCAATACCGCCAACCCCGCCAATATGATGGCGGCCGGTCTGTTGGCCCGCAATGCCGTGGCCCGCGGCCTGCGCAGCAAGCCTTGGGTCAAGACCTCGCTGGTGCCCGGCAGCCAGGTCACCGCCGATGTCTTGCAACTCGCCCAGTTGCAAGACAGCCTGGATGCCCTGGGCTTTAACATCGCCGGCTTTGGCTGCACCACCTGCAACGGCGGCTCCGGCCCGCTGCCGCCCAACATTGTTCAGGCCATCGAATCGGAAAAAATGGTGGCCGCCGCCGTACTGTCGGGCAACCGCAACTTTGAAGGCCGCATCCACGCCAACGTGCGTGCCGCCTATCTGGCTTCGCCCGCATTGGTCGTAGCGTACGCTCTGGCGGGCAATATGAATGTGGACCTGACCCGCGAGCCGCTGGGCCAGGACGAGCAAGGCCAAGACGTTTACCTGAGCGATATCTGGCCCAAGGCCGCCCAAGTCCAGCAAGCCATTCACGGTGCCTACGAACGGGATCTGTTCATCGAGCGCTACGCCGAACTGTACGACGGCGGCCAACCCTGGGATGCGTTGGCGCGCGAAGGCAATGGCGGCCACTACCCCTGGGAAGCGGACAGCACCTACATCCGCAAACCGCCTTATTTCGACGGCCTGCAGCGCGAACCCGCGCCTGTGAAGAACCTGAGCGGCCTGCGCCCGCTGGCCATTCTGGGCGACTCCATCACCACGGATCACATCTCGCCATCCGGCTCCATCAGCATGGGCACACCCGCAGCCGATTTCCTGCTGTCCAAGGGGGTCGCCCAGAAAGACTTCAACAACTACACCACGCGTCGCGCCAACCACGAAGTGGTCAAGCGGGCGACTTTCGCCAATATCCGCCTGCGCAATAAAATCGTGCCCGGCGTGGAAGGCGGCATCACCAAGGTCATGCCGGACGGCGAGGTCATGCGCATTTTCGAGGCTGCACAGACCTATCAGGAGCGTCAGGTGCCGCTGCTGGTCATCGCGGGCAAAAACTACGGTTGTGGTTCCTCGCGCGACTCAGCCGCCAAAGGACCTGCCCTGCTGGGCGTCAAAGCCGTGGTGGCCGAAGGCTTCGAGCGCATCCACCGCACCAATCTGGTCGGTATGGGCGTGCTGCCGCTGCAATTTCAGGACGGCGTCAATGCCGATACCCTGGAGCTGGACGGCACAGAAGTCTTTGGCGTGCGCGGGCTGGAAGAAAACCTGGGCGTGCGCTCACAGGCCGAACTGCTGATCCAGCGCCTGGACGGCAGTCAGCAGGCCGTGCCGGTCACGGTGCGTCTGGATACGGTCGAAGACGTCGAATACTGGCGTCACGGTGGCATCCTGCCGCGCGTCTGGCGCTCTTACCTGCAGGACTGA
- a CDS encoding 2-methylaconitate cis-trans isomerase PrpF family protein gives MKQKSLPAVFMRGGTSKALMLHARDLPADRDDWTPLFAAAMGSPDPYGRQLDGMGGGVSSLSKVCIIGPSSHPEADVDYTFAQVSIKEQKVDYRGNCGNMSSAVGPFAVEEGLVQAQDGEACVRIFNTNTQKIIHARFLVQDGQPRYDGDLAIPGVGGTGSPIRLDFVEPGGASTGALLPTGQLTEWLDVPGVGRIEVSLVDAANAAVFVRAADVGLTGLELPDWLESQPQVLERLDAIRVQASVRMGIAPDEDAARQIRIVPFVCIVAPAQDSPTLSGDTIAAGDIDLVARVISNGQPHRALPLTISLCTAVAARMTGSLPAQCLSASVAPSGPLRLGMPSGVLTVGAQVERDGDQWQARAGSFYRTARRLFDGRLWVPGDALEE, from the coding sequence ATGAAACAGAAATCCCTCCCTGCTGTATTCATGCGTGGCGGCACCAGCAAGGCGCTGATGCTGCACGCCCGTGATCTGCCTGCCGATCGTGACGATTGGACGCCGCTGTTTGCGGCGGCGATGGGCTCGCCCGATCCGTATGGACGACAGCTCGATGGCATGGGCGGGGGGGTGTCCTCGTTGTCCAAAGTGTGCATCATAGGCCCATCCAGCCACCCCGAGGCCGATGTGGACTACACCTTTGCGCAGGTGTCCATTAAAGAGCAAAAGGTGGACTATCGCGGCAATTGCGGCAATATGAGCTCGGCCGTCGGACCGTTTGCTGTAGAAGAAGGATTGGTGCAGGCGCAGGATGGCGAGGCCTGCGTGCGGATTTTCAATACCAACACGCAAAAAATCATTCATGCGCGTTTTCTGGTGCAGGACGGCCAGCCGCGCTACGACGGCGATCTGGCCATTCCGGGAGTGGGCGGCACGGGTTCGCCGATCCGCCTGGATTTTGTCGAGCCGGGCGGTGCGTCCACAGGGGCTTTGTTGCCGACCGGACAATTGACCGAATGGCTGGATGTGCCTGGCGTGGGGCGCATTGAAGTGTCGCTGGTGGATGCCGCCAATGCAGCGGTGTTTGTGCGCGCCGCTGATGTGGGCCTGACGGGGCTGGAGCTGCCCGATTGGCTGGAGTCCCAGCCACAGGTACTGGAGCGCCTGGATGCCATCCGTGTGCAGGCTTCGGTGCGCATGGGCATTGCGCCGGACGAGGACGCCGCGCGCCAGATCCGCATTGTGCCTTTTGTATGCATCGTGGCCCCGGCGCAGGACAGCCCTACCTTGTCGGGCGACACCATTGCGGCGGGCGATATCGATCTGGTGGCCCGGGTAATATCCAACGGGCAGCCGCACCGCGCTTTACCCTTGACCATCTCCTTGTGTACGGCGGTGGCCGCCCGCATGACGGGCAGCCTGCCGGCACAGTGTCTGTCGGCATCGGTGGCTCCGTCGGGCCCCTTGCGTCTGGGCATGCCGTCGGGCGTGTTGACGGTGGGCGCGCAGGTGGAGCGCGACGGGGACCAATGGCAGGCCCGCGCCGGTTCGTTCTACCGAACAGCGCGCCGCTTGTTCGACGGTCGTCTGTGGGTGCCCGGCGACGCGCTGGAGGAATAA
- a CDS encoding ABC transporter substrate-binding protein, with protein sequence MNKRFAGCMGAVALAAASSAAWGQDVFKVGLLTTLSGPGAAIGSEIRDGFELGVKHADGKLGGIDTAVTVVDDQQKPMEGRQAVERLIKRDKVDVITGMAFSNVLLPVMPTILNSDTIYISANTGPADYAGERCNPNFFAVSWQNEDIPAAMGKYVTDQAHKKVYLIAPNYPGGRESIEGFKRTFKGEIADEVYVKLGQVDFAAELAQMRASGADSVFFFLPGGMGVAFIKQLVNSGLSSQMAVYTPGFSADQDTIAAIGDSMKGMANAAQWSPDLDNAANQRFVNDFQQTYGRLPSMYAAQGYDAARLLDGALKADPKAAHDRQAMRQALRRAPFESVRGAFAFNHNQYPVQTYYMREVAPNAQGQMSNKIVSTVFEQFQDHFAPQCKMDGNKKGA encoded by the coding sequence ATGAACAAGCGATTTGCGGGCTGTATGGGCGCTGTGGCGCTGGCGGCGGCCAGTTCCGCAGCCTGGGGGCAGGATGTATTCAAGGTGGGGCTGTTGACTACCTTGTCGGGGCCGGGCGCGGCCATCGGTTCGGAGATCCGCGATGGTTTCGAGCTGGGCGTCAAGCACGCGGACGGCAAGCTGGGCGGCATCGACACGGCGGTGACGGTGGTGGATGACCAGCAAAAGCCGATGGAAGGGCGTCAGGCCGTGGAGCGTCTGATCAAGCGCGACAAGGTCGATGTCATTACCGGCATGGCTTTTTCTAATGTGTTGCTGCCGGTCATGCCCACGATTCTGAACAGCGACACCATTTATATTTCGGCCAATACCGGCCCGGCCGATTACGCCGGCGAGCGTTGCAATCCCAATTTCTTTGCCGTGTCCTGGCAGAACGAGGATATTCCGGCGGCGATGGGCAAATATGTGACCGACCAGGCGCACAAGAAGGTGTACCTGATTGCCCCCAATTATCCGGGCGGGCGCGAGTCCATCGAGGGGTTCAAACGCACCTTCAAGGGCGAGATCGCCGACGAAGTCTATGTCAAGCTGGGGCAGGTGGATTTTGCCGCCGAACTGGCCCAAATGCGGGCCTCGGGCGCAGATTCGGTGTTTTTCTTTCTGCCCGGTGGCATGGGCGTGGCGTTCATCAAGCAATTGGTCAATTCGGGGCTGTCCAGTCAGATGGCGGTGTATACCCCCGGTTTTTCTGCCGATCAGGACACGATTGCGGCCATTGGCGACTCCATGAAAGGCATGGCCAACGCCGCCCAGTGGTCGCCGGATCTGGACAATGCCGCCAACCAGCGGTTTGTCAACGATTTTCAGCAGACGTATGGTCGTTTGCCGTCCATGTACGCGGCCCAGGGCTATGATGCGGCCCGTTTGCTGGACGGCGCGCTGAAAGCCGATCCCAAGGCGGCACACGACCGCCAGGCCATGCGCCAGGCCTTGCGGCGCGCCCCGTTTGAATCGGTGCGTGGTGCCTTCGCCTTTAACCATAACCAGTACCCGGTGCAGACCTATTACATGCGCGAAGTGGCTCCCAATGCGCAGGGCCAGATGAGCAACAAGATCGTGTCTACCGTGTTCGAGCAATTCCAGGACCATTTTGCCCCGCAGTGCAAGATGGACGGCAATAAAAAGGGTGCCTGA
- a CDS encoding AraC family transcriptional regulator → MQAWFMSGLAPLQRSAPRFQSHCPDQTRSETAGVLTEHRLTWNGGQVDASLRYAKSHSFSFVLLKYGAAVQVSPGALEDFLLFQVPIQGHSCIRVGRERVRADPNTASVISPSLPLELDWEQGCEQFLIKIPRVRLEEVARTQLDLTLDRPIEFAATLALDSPQGRAWQHQVGSLLAYGSEPPPELDSWLRQVEDNLLLHLFHTQPSNYSRQLHLGSAPAGSRRVQRAEDFMRAHLDQVLTLDDIAQAACVSVRSLTQAFRSERGQSPMQFLKQLRLEAAHAALQHAAPDALVGDLALRVGFNHLGRFCADYKMRFGCTPSQTLNG, encoded by the coding sequence ATGCAAGCGTGGTTCATGTCGGGGTTAGCTCCCCTGCAGCGCAGCGCGCCGCGCTTTCAGTCACATTGCCCGGACCAGACCCGCAGCGAAACCGCCGGCGTGCTGACCGAGCATCGCCTGACCTGGAACGGCGGTCAGGTGGACGCCTCGTTGCGCTACGCAAAAAGCCACAGCTTTTCCTTTGTGCTGCTTAAATACGGCGCGGCGGTGCAGGTATCGCCGGGGGCGCTGGAAGATTTCCTGCTGTTTCAGGTGCCCATCCAAGGACACTCCTGTATCCGGGTCGGCCGCGAACGGGTGCGTGCCGACCCCAACACAGCCAGCGTCATCTCGCCGTCCCTGCCTTTGGAGCTGGACTGGGAACAAGGCTGCGAACAATTCCTGATCAAGATCCCGCGTGTACGCCTGGAAGAAGTCGCGCGCACGCAGCTGGACCTGACGCTGGACAGGCCCATTGAATTTGCCGCCACACTGGCACTGGATTCGCCACAAGGGCGCGCCTGGCAACATCAGGTGGGCAGTCTGCTGGCCTATGGATCGGAGCCGCCGCCCGAACTGGACAGTTGGCTGCGCCAGGTAGAGGACAATCTGCTGCTGCACCTGTTTCATACCCAGCCGAGTAACTACAGCCGGCAATTGCATCTGGGCAGCGCGCCCGCCGGTTCGCGCCGTGTGCAACGGGCCGAAGACTTTATGCGCGCCCATCTGGATCAGGTGCTGACGCTGGACGACATTGCGCAGGCCGCCTGCGTCAGCGTACGCAGCCTGACCCAGGCCTTTCGCAGCGAACGCGGCCAAAGCCCCATGCAATTTCTAAAGCAACTACGGCTGGAAGCCGCCCACGCCGCCTTGCAACATGCGGCACCCGACGCCTTAGTAGGGGATCTGGCCCTGCGGGTGGGCTTTAACCACCTGGGACGTTTTTGCGCCGACTACAAGATGCGATTCGGCTGCACCCCGTCCCAGACACTCAATGGTTGA
- a CDS encoding FUSC family protein: MFPKLIQLDRAAVWQGLRLALAASLSFAIAVWLGVDNPYWAAMPVWVISQASRGLIYERALFRIGGTLVGAALGLAFLYLPDPYLQLACMALVVATGSALTHVLRGAHSYLPMLAGITTAVVVLPSVLAPQASFELALSRVECTLIGVLVATLISGWGTPHSRRGDFYGRVRDLAADALRLSAHYLGPEYQKDAPELSARVLAELSELDAQARLNAAGSLQAYRRIPYVDALLYAAIELLAASRVIADQRARGLSCHPEYARLLLQQADDLQAGRDLVVPGKRSGLAAREVSLARVRRAMGQIRRAGQGLFATHPPRRSHRSLAVPAVAVDWALALRTGAISGVAGFVAGALAYALNSPALELAAIGVCIFSMILGSMPRPHLMVRNIFIGVVVGACVAGLYRYAVQPHVVQDWQVIVSVLPFMLLGGLARANRPTAMPALDANMCFQLASQAGMPAVAVSAIVQGSAALIAGAAVVCAAFYVLPRRTQSRGQALVRRMVRELYPLIRRRPPRRVRAWRSRAARQLLRLLQWLGAQVPPGAVSLINLGYGMVALQRLGTQGAAQQDCVQRVCALMEGFEQRPGELARALPRLLDHDTDPALVQAVLDVVQALEGAQEILAYAYPVQDGLMSRGQA, encoded by the coding sequence GTGTTTCCCAAACTGATCCAACTGGACCGTGCTGCGGTGTGGCAGGGCTTGCGTCTGGCCTTGGCGGCATCTTTGTCCTTTGCGATTGCGGTATGGCTGGGGGTGGATAATCCGTATTGGGCGGCCATGCCGGTTTGGGTGATTTCCCAGGCTTCGCGGGGCTTGATTTACGAGCGGGCGCTGTTCCGTATCGGCGGCACCTTGGTGGGGGCGGCGCTGGGTCTGGCTTTTTTGTATTTGCCCGATCCGTATCTGCAGTTGGCCTGCATGGCGCTGGTGGTGGCCACCGGTTCGGCCCTGACGCATGTGTTGCGCGGCGCGCACAGTTATTTGCCCATGCTGGCCGGTATTACGACGGCGGTGGTGGTGTTGCCATCCGTGCTGGCACCGCAGGCTTCGTTTGAGCTGGCCTTGTCGCGGGTGGAGTGCACCTTGATCGGCGTGCTGGTGGCCACCTTGATTTCGGGCTGGGGGACGCCGCACAGTCGGCGGGGCGATTTTTACGGGCGGGTACGGGATCTGGCGGCGGATGCCTTGCGCTTGAGCGCGCATTATCTGGGCCCGGAATATCAGAAAGATGCGCCTGAGTTGAGTGCGCGGGTGTTGGCTGAGCTGAGCGAACTGGATGCGCAGGCCCGATTGAATGCGGCCGGTTCTTTGCAGGCGTATCGGCGCATACCATATGTGGATGCCTTATTGTATGCCGCCATCGAATTGCTGGCGGCCAGCCGTGTGATTGCCGATCAGCGCGCCCGAGGTCTGTCTTGTCATCCGGAATATGCGCGGCTTTTGTTGCAGCAGGCGGACGACTTGCAGGCGGGGCGCGATCTTGTCGTGCCGGGCAAACGATCCGGTCTAGCGGCGCGGGAGGTCAGTCTGGCACGTGTGCGGCGTGCGATGGGGCAGATACGGCGGGCGGGGCAGGGGCTGTTTGCGACCCATCCGCCCCGGCGCAGCCATCGTTCTTTGGCCGTGCCGGCGGTGGCGGTGGACTGGGCATTGGCCCTGCGCACCGGGGCGATATCGGGTGTGGCTGGGTTTGTGGCCGGAGCCTTGGCGTATGCGTTGAACAGTCCGGCCCTGGAACTGGCCGCCATAGGCGTGTGCATCTTTTCCATGATTCTGGGTTCCATGCCCAGGCCCCATCTGATGGTGCGCAATATTTTTATCGGCGTAGTGGTGGGGGCTTGTGTGGCGGGTTTGTATCGCTACGCCGTGCAGCCGCATGTGGTGCAGGACTGGCAGGTTATTGTGTCGGTCTTGCCCTTTATGCTGTTGGGTGGTCTGGCACGCGCCAACCGGCCCACGGCGATGCCGGCGCTGGATGCCAATATGTGTTTTCAACTGGCCAGTCAGGCGGGCATGCCGGCGGTGGCCGTGTCGGCTATCGTCCAGGGATCGGCCGCGTTGATTGCCGGTGCCGCCGTGGTGTGCGCGGCCTTTTATGTGTTGCCGCGTCGTACGCAATCCCGCGGGCAGGCCTTGGTGCGCCGCATGGTGCGTGAATTGTACCCGTTGATCCGGCGCAGACCGCCGCGTCGTGTGCGGGCTTGGCGCAGCCGGGCGGCGCGTCAGCTGCTGCGTCTGTTGCAGTGGTTGGGCGCGCAGGTGCCGCCGGGGGCGGTGTCCTTGATTAATCTGGGCTACGGCATGGTGGCGTTGCAGCGCCTGGGCACACAGGGGGCGGCGCAGCAGGATTGCGTGCAGCGTGTTTGTGCTTTGATGGAGGGTTTTGAGCAGCGGCCCGGCGAGCTGGCTCGGGCCTTGCCCCGGCTGCTGGACCACGACACCGATCCGGCCCTGGTTCAGGCGGTGCTGGACGTGGTGCAGGCGCTGGAAGGGGCGCAGGAGATTCTGGCTTATGCCTACCCGGTGCAGGACGGCCTGATGTCGCGGGGGCAAGCCTGA